One part of the Entelurus aequoreus isolate RoL-2023_Sb linkage group LG05, RoL_Eaeq_v1.1, whole genome shotgun sequence genome encodes these proteins:
- the LOC133649700 gene encoding mannose-P-dolichol utilization defect 1 protein-like, which produces MSPVKDFLVAHLMPEKCYVEFFINSRFHVPCSTFVLNKIIGVWILLDVVFAQLLQLLRILWRRNADGLSLACVLLQLYASSGPVLFAMAHNFPLFAWGERLFLTTQTAMIVFLILHYRGDTIRGMLFVSVYAISLILLGLYAPAQIISAMHSSSLAALIASKVFQARTNYRNGHTGQLSPLSVFLTCAASLGLVCVSLQDTGNSLATASYIVSACFSCVLLAQILSAAKKKIE; this is translated from the exons ATGTCTCCCGTCAAAGACTTCCTGGTCGCACATTTAATGCCAGAGAAATGTTACGTGGAGTTTTTCATCAACTCCAGATTTCACG TGCCCTGTTCGACGTTTGTCCTCAACAAAATCATCGGAGTGTGGATTCTTTTGGACGTGGTTTTTG CACAACTGCTGCAGCTGCTCAGGATTCTATGGAGAAGGAATGCAGACGGCTTAAGTCTGGCCTGCGTCCTGCTGCAACTTTACGCCTCGTCTGGACCTGTCCTGTTCGCCATGGCCCACAACTTCCCTCTTTT TGCCTGGGGGGAAAGGCTCTTCCTGACGACACAGACAGCAATGATTGTCTTCCTTATTCTGCATTATCGTGGAGACACCATCAGAG GAATGTTGTTTGTGTCAGTTTATGCGATTTCACTCATCCTGTTGGGATTGTATGCCCCTGCACAAATCATCTCAGCGATGCACTCGTCCAGTTTGGCAGCACTAATTGCAAGCAAG gttttccaggccAGAACTAACTATCGTAACGGCCACACAGGTCAGCTGTCGCCTCTGTCAGTGTTCTTGACATGTGCCGCATCACTTGGCCTCGTTTGTGTCTCCCTGCAG GATACAGGAAACTCCCTTGCGACTGCAAGCTACATTGTGTCAGCCTGTTTCAGCTGCGTATTGCTGGCCCAGATCCTCAGCGCTGCTAAAAAGAAGATAGAGTAA
- the LOC133650509 gene encoding transmembrane 4 L6 family member 4-like codes for MCTGRCSSCIAVTLYPLALISIICNIVLFFPDAETKYAKDGHITEEVKYMGGLVGGGVMVLLPALYIHLTGKQGCCGNRCGMFLSIAFAAVGVAGALYNLSVAALGLKNGPLCKVLLIWSTPFKDSDYLTEDTWWVKCTEPRNIVQFNTGLFGTLLACGCLQLVLCAIQMINGLFGCLCGTCSKKTII; via the exons ATGTGCACTGGAAGGTGTTCAAGTTGCATTGCTGTGACTTTGTACCCGTTGGCACTCATATCCATCATTTGTAATATTGTGTTGTTCTTTCCTGATGCCGAAACCAAGTATGCCAAAGATGGACATATTACTGAGGAGGTGAAGTACATGGGAGGACTCGTCGGCGGCGGAGTCATG GTGTTGCTGCCTGCACTTTACATCCACTTGACAGGAAAACAAGGATGCTGTGGGAATCGCTGTGGG ATGTTCTTATCGATTGCATTCGCTGCAGTGGGCGTGGCCGGGGCCTTGTACAATTTGAGCGTGGCCGCGCTCGGTTTGAAGAATGGTCCCCTTTGTAAAGTCCTCCTGATATGGAGCACGCCTTTCAAAGACAG TGATTACCTGACTGAGGACACTTGGTGGGTGAAGTGCACCGAGCCCAGGAACATTGTGCAGTTCAACACTGGACTCTTCGGCACCCTGCTGGCGTGCGGCTGTCTGCAGCTGGTCCTGTGTGCCATCCAGATGATCAACGGCCTCTTTGGCTGCCTGTGTGGAACCTGCAGCAAAAAAACAAtcatctag